In Carya illinoinensis cultivar Pawnee chromosome 7, C.illinoinensisPawnee_v1, whole genome shotgun sequence, the following are encoded in one genomic region:
- the LOC122315889 gene encoding probable clathrin assembly protein At4g32285: MAPSTIRKAIGAVKDQTSIGIAKVASNMAPDLEVAIVKATSHDDDPADEKYIRSILSLTSYSRGYVHACVSAVSKRLGKTRDWIVALKSLFLVHRLLNEGDPLFQEEIVYATRRGTRLLNMSDFRDEAHSNSWDHSAFVRTYAMYLDQRLELMLFDRKSGGSGGEGSGGSGSVGGHMRFGGGRDEFRSPPPSRPYEYDYGGRGDSSTHEYGNYGMSMRRSRSFGDVSEAAEKRGSVTVTVTPLRDMKPERIFGKMGHLQRLLDRFLSCRPTGLAKNNRMILIALYPLVKESFQLYADVCAVLAVLLDKFFDMEYPDCVKTLDAYASAAKQIDELVALYNWCKDTGVARSSEYPDVQRITSKLLETLDEFVRDRAKRPKSPERKQEAVVQEDEEPVQSMNEIKALPAPEDYTPPPPPEPVPEPKPQQQVTEDLVNLRDDAVTADDQGNRLALALFAGPPANNANGSWEAFPSNGQPEVTSAWQNPAAESGKADWELALVETASNLSRQKAALGGGLDPLLLNGMYDQGMVRQHVSTAQLSGGSASSVALPGAGNNTTTVLALPAPDGTVQTINQDPFSASLTIPPPSYVQMADMEKKQQFLVQEQQLWQQYAKEGMQGQASLAKIGGHGYNAAGPMHMMPYGMPPINGMGAPAGYYHTPY, encoded by the coding sequence ATGGCGCCGAGCACGATCCGGAAGGCGATTGGGGCCGTCAAGGACCAGACGAGCATCGGGATCGCGAAGGTGGCGAGCAACATGGCCCCAGACCTCGAGGTGGCGATTGTGAAGGCTACGAGCCACGACGACGATCCAGCTGACGAGAAGTACATCCGCTCCATCCTCAGCCTCACTTCCTACTCCCGCGGTTACGTCCACGCCTGCGTGTCCGCCGTCTCGAAGCGTCTAGGTAAGACGCGGGACTGGATCGTGGCCCTCAAGTCGCTTTTTCTCGTCCACCGCTTGCTCAACGAAGGAGACCCGTTGTTCCAGGAGGAGATCGTATATGCCACGAGACGGGGTACCAGGCTCTTGAATATGTCCGATTTCAGAGACGAAGCGCATTCCAACTCCTGGGACCACTCCGCTTTCGTGAGAACCTACGCCATGTATTTGGACCAGCGCCTTGAATTGATGCTTTTCGACAGGAAGAGCGGTGGTAGTGGCGGTGAAGGTAGCGGCGGGAGTGGTAGTGTTGGCGGACACATGAGATTTGGAGGCGGCAGAGATGAGTTTAGGTCACCTCCGCCCTCAAGGCCATATGAATATGATTACGGAGGCCGGGGCGATAGTAGTACTCATGAGTACGGGAATTATGGGATGTCGATGAGACGGTCCCGTTCATTCGGGGATGTGAGCGAAGCAGCTGAGAAGAGGGGTTCGGTGACCGTGACGGTCACCCCACTGAGGGATATGAAGCCCGAGAGGATTTTCGGGAAGATGGGCCATTTGCAGAGGCTCTTGGACCGGTTCTTGTCGTGCCGACCCACGGGTCTGGCCAAGAATAACCGGATGATTTTGATTGCGTTGTATCCGCTGGTGAAAGAAAGCTTCCAGTTGTACGCGGATGTCTGCGCGGTTTTAGCGGTGCTCCTCGATAAATTCTTCGACATGGAGTACCCGGATTGTGTTAAGACCTTAGATGCCTATGCGAGCGCGGCCAAGCAGATTGATGAGCTTGTTGCGCTCTACAATTGGTGTAAGGACACAGGTGTGGCGAGGTCGTCCGAGTATCCGGATGTGCAGAGGATTACGAGTAAGCTGTTGGAGACGTTGGACGAGTTTGTCAGGGATAGGGCCAAGAGACCCAAGAGTCCTGAGAGAAAACAGGAGGCCGTAGTTCAAGAGGATGAGGAGCCTGTACAGAGTATGAATGAGATAAAGGCATTGCCTGCTCCGGAGGATTACACTCCCCCGCCTCCACCGGAGCCTGTGCCAGAGCCTAAGCCTCAGCAGCAAGTCACTGAAGACTTGGTGAATTTGAGGGATGATGCAGTTACTGCAGATGATCAGGGGAATAGGCTAGCCTTGGCTTTGTTTGCTGGTCCACCCGCGAATAATGCAAATGGATCGTGGGAAGCATTCCCCTCGAATGGACAGCCGGAAGTGACATCTGCTTGGCAGAATCCGGCTGCGGAATCTGGCAAAGCCGATTGGGAATTGGCACTGGTTGAGACTGCGAGCAATTTGTCGAGGCAGAAAGCAGCCTTGGGTGGCGGCCTTGATCCTTTGTTGTTGAACGGAATGTATGATCAGGGAATGGTGAGGCAGCATGTGAGTACTGCCCAGTTAAGTGGAGGGAGTGCTAGCAGTGTGGCATTGCCAGGGGCGGGGAATAATACTACTACTGTTTTGGCTCTCCCCGCACCGGATGGGACAGTTCAAACAATTAATCAAGACCCATTTTCCGCATCCTTAACTATTCCACCTCCATCATATGTGCAAATGGCTGATATGGAGAAGAAACAGCAGTTTCTCGTGCAGGAGCAGCAACTATGGCAGCAATATGCGAAGGAAGGGATGCAAGGTCAAGCTAGTTTGGCCAAGATCGGCGGGCACGGATACAATGCTGCAGGGCCAATGCACATGATGCCTTATGGCATGCCGCCGATCAATGGAATGGGAGCTCCAGCCGGGTATTACCACACTCCTTATTGA
- the LOC122315111 gene encoding auxin-responsive protein IAA29, translated as MRSMELQLGLALPVHSPLKLKGFDLNDHEVEVLNEPVASEPWSYSSGCLKGEKWVKNKRSSEEAFGDLPQITTFPLTLWNGQPNEDDDRKGEKKPHILDKKEEEENHVVGWPPIKSWRVKQLHQHHDHDQSGQINNADRTSAHHQRSSTGTGSSNSLYVKVKMKGVAIARKIDLRLYDSYQALTNSLITMFPNGRQNIDNDCASYALTYQDKDGDWLLAGDVPWQTFTESVQRLEILRNVDG; from the exons ATGAGATCGATGGAGCTCCAACTTGGCCTGGCCCTTCCAGTTCACAGTCCACTGAAACTGAAAGGGTTCGACCTAAATGATCACGAGGTTGAAGTACTGAATGAACCAGTTGCCTCTGAACCATGGAGCTATAGCAGCGGTTGTTTGAAAGGCGAAAAATGGGTAAAAAACAAACGTAGTTCTGAGGAAGCCTTTGGAGACCTACCACAGATCACAACCTTCCCCCTGACGTTGTGGAATGGCCAGCCAAACGAGGACGATGATCGGAAAGGAGAAAAGAAGCCTCACATCCTCGAcaa gaaagaagaggaagaaaaccATGTAGTGGGGTGGCCACCCATTAAATCATGGAGGGTGAAGCAGCTCCACCagcatcatgatcatgatcagagTGGGCAGATTAACAATGCAGATCGAACGTCGGCTCATCATCAGAGGAGTAGTACTGGTACTGGATCATCAAACTCTTTGTATGTCAAGGTCAAGATGAAGGGGGTAGCAATTGCCAGAAAGATTGATCTAAGGCTCTACGACTCTTATCAGGCTCTCACAAACAGCTTGATCACCATGTTTCCTAATG GCCGCCAAAATATTGATAATGATTGTGCAAGCTATGCACTCACGTATCAGGACAAGGACGGTGATTGGCTGCTTGCCGGAGATGTTCCTTGGca AACTTTCACCGAATCCGTGCAGCGTTTGGAGATTCTGAGGAATGTCGACGGTTGA